In Rattus norvegicus strain BN/NHsdMcwi chromosome 3, GRCr8, whole genome shotgun sequence, a genomic segment contains:
- the Tbc1d13 gene encoding TBC1 domain family member 13 isoform X1, producing MIIQPGIAKANMGVSREDVTFEDHPLNPNPDSRWNTYFKDNEVLLQIDKDVRRLCPDISFFQRATEYPCLLILDPQNEFETLRKRVEQTTLKSQTVARNRSGVTNMSSPHKNNAPSALNEYEVLPNGCEAHWEVVERILFIYAKLNPGIAYVQGMNEIVGPLYYTFATDPNSEWKEHAEADTFFCFTNLMAEIRDNFIKSLDDSQCGITYKMEKVYSTLKEKDVELYLKLQEQSIKPQFFAFRWLTLLLSQEFLLPDVIRIWDSLFADGNRFDFLLLVCCAMLILIREQLLKGDFTVNMRLLQDYPISDVCKILQKAKELQDSK from the exons CCCCTGAACCCAAACCCTGACAGCAGGTGGAACACGTATTTTAAGGACAACGAGGTGCTATTGCAGATTGACAAAGATGTCCG GAGGCTGTGCCCAGATATATCCTTCTTCCAAAGAGCCACTGAGTACCCCTGCCTCCTCATCCTGGACCCGCAGAATGAGTTTGAGACCCTTCGTAAGCGTGTGGAGCAGACGACACTGAAGTCTCAGACGGTGGCCCGGAACCGAAGCGGGGTCACAAAT aTGAGCTCCCCGCACAAGAACAATGCACCATCAGCCCTGAACGAGTATGAGGTTCTACCCAATGGCTGCGAAGCCCACTGGGAGGTGGTGGAGCGGATCCTGTTCATCTATGCCAAGCTCAACCCTGGCATCGCTTATGTGCAGGGCATGAATGAGATCGTGGGCCCCCTCTACTACACTTTTGCCACTGACCCTAACAGCGAGTGGAAAG AGCACGCTGAAGCAGATACCTTTTTCTGCTTCACCAACCTCATGGCCGAGATACGGGACAACTTCATCAAGAGCCTGGATGACTCCCAGTGCGGCATCACCTACAAGATGGAAAAGGTGTACTCCACCTTGAAGGAGAAGGACGTGGAGCTCTACCTGAAGCTG CAAGAACAGAGTATCAAGCCTCAGTTCTTTGCCTTCCGATGGCTGACACTACTGCTGTCCCAGGAGTTCTTGTTACCTGATGTCATCCGGATATGGGACTCCCTCTTTGCTGATGGCAACCGCTTCGATTTCCTCCTCCTGGTCTGCTGTGCTATGCTCAT ACTGATCCGGGAGCAGTTGCTGAAGGGGGACTTCACTGTCAACATGCGGCTTCTGCAG GATTACCCCATCTCAGATGTCTGCAAGATCTTACAGAAAGCCAAGGAACTCCAAGACTCGAAGTAA
- the Tbc1d13 gene encoding TBC1 domain family member 13 isoform X2, whose product MSSPHKNNAPSALNEYEVLPNGCEAHWEVVERILFIYAKLNPGIAYVQGMNEIVGPLYYTFATDPNSEWKEHAEADTFFCFTNLMAEIRDNFIKSLDDSQCGITYKMEKVYSTLKEKDVELYLKLQEQSIKPQFFAFRWLTLLLSQEFLLPDVIRIWDSLFADGNRFDFLLLVCCAMLILIREQLLKGDFTVNMRLLQDYPISDVCKILQKAKELQDSK is encoded by the exons aTGAGCTCCCCGCACAAGAACAATGCACCATCAGCCCTGAACGAGTATGAGGTTCTACCCAATGGCTGCGAAGCCCACTGGGAGGTGGTGGAGCGGATCCTGTTCATCTATGCCAAGCTCAACCCTGGCATCGCTTATGTGCAGGGCATGAATGAGATCGTGGGCCCCCTCTACTACACTTTTGCCACTGACCCTAACAGCGAGTGGAAAG AGCACGCTGAAGCAGATACCTTTTTCTGCTTCACCAACCTCATGGCCGAGATACGGGACAACTTCATCAAGAGCCTGGATGACTCCCAGTGCGGCATCACCTACAAGATGGAAAAGGTGTACTCCACCTTGAAGGAGAAGGACGTGGAGCTCTACCTGAAGCTG CAAGAACAGAGTATCAAGCCTCAGTTCTTTGCCTTCCGATGGCTGACACTACTGCTGTCCCAGGAGTTCTTGTTACCTGATGTCATCCGGATATGGGACTCCCTCTTTGCTGATGGCAACCGCTTCGATTTCCTCCTCCTGGTCTGCTGTGCTATGCTCAT ACTGATCCGGGAGCAGTTGCTGAAGGGGGACTTCACTGTCAACATGCGGCTTCTGCAG GATTACCCCATCTCAGATGTCTGCAAGATCTTACAGAAAGCCAAGGAACTCCAAGACTCGAAGTAA